In the Acropora muricata isolate sample 2 chromosome 10, ASM3666990v1, whole genome shotgun sequence genome, one interval contains:
- the LOC136931714 gene encoding adrenocorticotropic hormone receptor-like, with product MSIAENSTTHESSTLNNSETGTESGLTELDPGSLVIFTSICTLIITFGCIGNLLVILAVFKSENLRSVPDFFISSLAISDVIVCLLYLPLTILYYNNITYRASEEGYPFRVVRSFLGYCSLVASVNNIFAVTVDRVIAIRFPLKYPSVVTLKTALSAIISVWIIALLFGAVHAREIISRFVALGYNFTLMLITMIMYAYIFSIARRQENRVQTLSLPPRPQRRAMVRQRSEKKAAKTIFAIVGIYALCWLPLLLLPLIVNPSKNPVLFKKCFPWVQMISICNSALNPYVYCVRSHKYRREFKKLLRIKMSEGNNHSSCDPNNEGNDHSNFASNTTHC from the coding sequence ATGTCCATTGCGGAGAACTCTACTACACACGAATCTAGCACTTTAAATAACTCGGAGACTGGAACGGAGAGTGGCCTAACGGAATTAGATCCTGGATCACTTGTGATTTTCACCAGCATATGCACTTTGATAATCACCTTCGGATGCATTGGAAATTTATTGGTCATACTAGCTGTTTTCAAATCTGAAAACCTCAGGAGTGTTCCTGATTTCTTCATATCAAGCCTGGCAATTTCGGATGTCATCGTTTGCCTTCTTTATCTGCCTCTAACCATTCTTTACTACAACAACATAACGTACCGAGCGAGTGAAGAAGGCTATCCTTTCCGCGTGGTACGCAGTTTCTTGGGTTACTGTTCATTGGTTGCTTCAGTGAACAACATATTCGCAGTTACAGTTGATCGTGTAATTGCCATACGCTTTCCGCTGAAGTACCCCTCTGTAGTGACTCTCAAAACGGCTTTATCTGCCATAATTTCAGTTTGGATAATCGCTCTCTTGTTTGGCGCAGTTCACGCGCGAGAAATCATTTCCCGCTTCGTCGCTCTTGGTTACAACTTCACCTTAATGCTTATCACAATGATTATGTATGCTTACATTTTTTCCATCGCTAGGCGCCAAGAAAATAGAGTCCAAACGCTAAGCCTACCTCCTCGGCCACAAAGACGAGCCATGGTTCGACAGAGATCGGAAAAAAAAGCAGCGAAAACCATTTTTGCAATTGTTGGAATTTATGCATTGTGTTGGTTGCCTTTGTTGCTTCTTCCGCTAATTGTGAATCCTTCGAAGAACCCAGTACTgttcaaaaaatgttttccttgGGTACAGATGATATCGATTTGTAACTCAGCGCTAAATCCGTATGTTTACTGTGTTAGAAGTCATAAATACCGAAGAGAGTTCAAAAAACTCCTGAGAATAAAAATGTCAGAGGGAAATAATCATTCGAGCTGTGACCCTAACAATGAAGGAAACGATCATTCAAACTTTGCTTCTAACACTACGCACTGTTAA
- the LOC136887816 gene encoding divergent protein kinase domain 1A-like: MALLKKILIITVVVYALYTLWDRHLKCNMSSIISSVCSAYEAGQVSGPLCLDLCKEKSIHFDKCLSTNVEKIVYDGEWKGKQVILKRTLDWFKLFEEAHHFLDYDNLLSSSQHYRYVSSHVEALFGNCTQCDKLKLRLVKLFDDNNDGKVTATEVRSFVTLLHLQEPMMLIALNESKHTVDFYGYCGGLYVVEKVPYIASQVFGATWELKDLSLLPDFLEQLEEIGINMVGTIVDVVFAIPYICHVLNDALMLAKYYIFTLTSQTYIPNEQEKFEFVHSLMDTTLGISSYPYGMLQSCDLHLGNYGFTNISLVKMIDFDHTYPMIYLGELLTQKQCTSNNDCWVGNVNQCYSWCNDGTGTCNSVVWKHDVTNICQVHIPIIFRGLIIFASENSSCQRKAIFSLVKLCQSWPVITSIQQLEETVLRLKGQLKSIQNSCSEL; encoded by the exons ATGGCACTgttgaagaaaattttaatcattACAGTTGTGGTTTATGCCTTGTACACCCTTTGGGACAGGCACTTAAAGTGTAACATGTCCTCCATAATTAGTTCTGTG TGTTCAGCTTATGAAGCCGGGCAGGTGTCAGGACCACTGTGCTTAGATCTCTGCAAGGAAAAATCCATCCATTTTGACAAGTGtttgtcaacaaatgttgaaaaGATAGTTTATGATGGAGAATGGAAAGGCAAGCAAGTTATTCTTAAAAGAACCTTGGATTGGTTTAAACTGTTTGAAGAAGCACATCATTTCTTGGATTATGATAATCTTTTGTCATCCAGCCAGCATTACCGGTATGTTTCCTCCCATGTGGAAGCTTTATTTGGCAATTGCACACAATGTGACAAACTCAAATTGCGTTTGGTGAAACTTTTTGATGACAATAATGATGGAAAAGTAACAGCCACTGAAGTGAGAAGCTTTGTTACATTACTTCATCTCCAAGAACCCATGATGTTGATTGCATTAAATGAAAGCAAACACACTGTGGATTTTTATGGGTATTGTGGTGGGTTGTATGTAGTTGAGAAAGTACCTTACATTGCCTCACAAGTGTTTGGAGCAACATGGGAGTTAAAGGACTTGTCGCTCTTACCTGACTTTCTTGAACAATTAGAAGAGATTGGGATAAACATGGTTGGAACGATCGTCGATGTTGTTTTTGCCATCCCATATATTTGTCATGTCTTGAATGATGCTCTGATGTTAGCAAAGTACTATATATTTACACTCACTTCCCAGACTTATATTCCAAATGAACAAGAGAAGTTTGAGTTTGTGCATTCTTTAATGGACACTACATTAGGCATTTCAAGTTATCCTTATGGAATGCTACAATCCTGTGATTTACATCTGGGAAATTATGGTTTCACCAACATCTCACTTGTAAAAATGATTGACTTTGACCACACCTACCCTATGATATATTTGGGGGAATTGCTTACGCAGAAGCAATGCACTTCCAATAATGATTGCTGGGTTGGTAATGTCAACCAATGTTATTCATGGTGTAATGATGGAACAGGGACTTGTAATTCAGTCGTGTGGAAACATGATGTGACAAACATATGCCAGGTTCATATCCCTATTATCTTTAGAGGCCTCATCATCTTTGCATCTGAAAACTCTTCTTGTCAAAGAAAGGCCATTTTTTCGCTGGTAAAACTCTGTCAGAGTTGGCCAGTCATAACATCAATTCAGCAGTTAGAGGAGACAGTACTTAGATTGAAAGGACAACTGAAATCTATTCAGAACAGTTGTTCTGAACTTTAA
- the LOC136887767 gene encoding histamine H2 receptor-like, protein MSNATSYYSSSLSEDPGSHRTNFPRTSLVIILGVLSFGTVVENSIVCFAIRSHPALRHVTYLSIFSLAIADLLVGFVAMPSYILKKFDWHEPLQTIICDVFRSSYFLTSYASVLSVSLISVERLIAIRKPLDHVTIVTRGRVVMALFVAWFDALIVSSLPFVPRDSNHPYKECNYEPTRWWSIMVIICNVTIPFLVIVVCYSQMYLTAKSHIKKMANDKKSLRNNKGRASAYKERKERRGNITLLIVIGVFVACWFPSSFYYFLQETCRQCFPPSFQTKQSFVNAFVKLLTFASSFINPLIYCWMSREFRSVFPTICLRKKRRLFNSTTQCFSKYTSRRKTDQGCKTALVQTPDASKLLNAQEAEQEIFAESAA, encoded by the coding sequence ATGTCTAACGCAACAAGCTATTATTCATCGTCTCTAAGCGAGGATCCCGGCAGTCATCGAACAAACTTTCCCCGAACTTCATTGGTGATTATTTTGGGAGTTCTTTCATTTGGGACAGTAGTCGAAAACAGTATAGTATGCTTTGCCATCAGAAGTCACCCAGCCTTACGTCACGTGACTTACCTGTCAATCTTCAGCCTAGCGATAGCGGACCTTCTGGTCGGGTTCGTAGCAATGCCAAgctacattttgaaaaagtttgaCTGGCACGAGCCTCTTCAGACAATTATATGCGACGTTTTTCGCTCTTCTTACTTCCTCACTAGCTACGCTTCTGTTCTGAGCGTGTCTTTAATCAGCGTAGAGCGTCTGATTGCAATCCGAAAGCCGCTTGATCATGTGACTATAGTCACACGTGGTAGAGTTGTCATGGCGTTGTTTGTTGCGTGGTTTGATGCATTGATTGTGTCATCACTTCCTTTTGTCCCGCGGGATTCAAACCATCCGTACAAAGAATGTAACTACGAGCCTACTCGATGGTGGAGTATTATGGTAATCATTTGCAACGTCACCATCCCATTTCTTGTCATCGTCGTGTGTTATTCTCAAATGTACCTTACAGCCAAATCTCACATCAAGAAGATGGCGAATGACAAGAAAAGTTTAAGAAACAATAAAGGACGCGCGAGCGCTTATAAGGAACGAAAGGAACGCCGCGGAAACATCACATTACTGATTGTCATTGGTGTTTTCGTGGCCTGCTggtttccttcttctttttacTACTTCCTGCAAGAAACTTGTCGGCAATGTTTTCCTCCATCATTTCAAACCAAGCAAAGTTTTGTTAACGCATTTGTCAAGTTGCTGACTTTTGCATCGTCATTTATCAATCCTTTAATTTACTGTTGGATGAGCCGTGAATTTAGAAGTGTTTTTCCGACGATTTGCCTCCGAAAGAAGAGAAGACTTTTTAATTCAACGACACAATGCTTCAGCAAGTACACGTCAAGGCGGAAAACTGACCAGGGCTGTAAAACAGCACTCGTCCAAACTCCAGACGCGTCAAAGCTGTTAAACGCACAGGAAGCAGAGCAAGAAATATTTGCTGAGAGCGCTGCCTAA